The Strix aluco isolate bStrAlu1 chromosome 1, bStrAlu1.hap1, whole genome shotgun sequence genome has a window encoding:
- the TMEM200C gene encoding transmembrane protein 200C, translating to MIATGGLLRISARKQDPLRPQSQVPKRKRKAKKKRKNDVVVVKGKLKLCSLSGLIALCGILVLLVGIALAVVGYWPKPSQVYREGSFSGGRHLASQGGTPKNRSRNQEGAQAGIHPESPSRANTSTTATTRGSPQSPPTSSSPQTSVGLLFRLFSSYLHSDKLKVLGPLIMGIGIFLFICANAVLHENRDKKTKIINLRDLYSTVIDAHSLRAKDGGTPASAPLNGFVNYVQSRGLELKPGGEGLGAAAMLAKSSWPPGLGVSLSPPDLSSSPRRSSFCTPPQPPSLAEAVYSIYQERAAHAGRTVTSPPCSPPESWGRRSTASSIVGSSLSAFALLPLAPSGGGGGWRRPPGERGAREIPRGEFELSLTNLSSSHGEGSCGTRRHKLVLRRQSTSCLPDARRPLFPEPPRSPAVSRCLNSSILVKASSSYSKSLDLGGPPPSTPPPITRTDSQSSQSEPSSSNKGYSHLEEAGTSLESVANTPATKIQDCEEEEPVEKTDPLKATSREQTGEQSQQTQRQYTNKEKLFMISRSHAALGLEDGELESTGI from the coding sequence ATGATCGCCACTGGAGGCCTCCTGAGGATCTCGGCTAGGAAACAGGACCCCTTGCGACCCCAAAGCCAAGTCCCCAAACGCAAACGCAAGGCCAAAAAGAAGCGCAAGAACGACGTGGTGGTGGTGAAAGGCAAGCTCAAGCTCTGCTCCCTCTCGGGGCTCATTGCCCTCTGTGGCATCCTGGTACTGCTGGTGGGCATCGCCTTGGCCGTGGTGGGCTACTGGCCAAAGCCCAGCCAGGTGTACAGAGAAGGCAGCTTCAGTGGGGGCCGGCACCTGGCATCGCAGGGTGGCACCCCGAAGAACCGCTCCCGGAACCAGGAAGGGGCTCAAGCAGGGATCCATCCAGAGTCACCCTCCAGAGCCAACACCTCCACCACTGCTACCACTCGGGGGTCCCCACAGTCCCCCCCCACTTCCTCATCCCCCCAGACCTCGGTGGGTTTGCTTTTCCGTCTTTTCTCGAGCTACTTGCATTCAGACAAGCTGAAGGTGCTGGGCCCCCTCATCATGGGTATCGGCATCTTCCTCTTCATCTGTGCCAATGCAGTATTGCACGAGAACCGCGACAAGAAGACCAAGATCATCAACCTGCGTGACCTCTACTCCACCGTCATCGATGCCCACAGCCTGCGGGCCAAGGACGGAGGCACCCCGGCCTCAGCTCCTCTGAACGGCTTTGTCAACTATGTGCAGTCCCGGGGCCTGGAGCTGAAACCTGGTGGAGAaggcctgggtgctgctgccatGCTGGCCAAGAGCTCCTGGCCACCGGGACTGGGGGTCTCCCTTTCCCCGCCAGACCTGTCGTCCTCGCCACGGCGTTCCTCCTTCTGCACCCCGCCGCAGCCGCCCAGCCTGGCCGAGGCTGTCTACAGCATCTACCAGGAGCGTGCTGCCCATGCTGGCCGCACTGTCACCAGCCCGCCCTGCAGCCCACCGGAGAGCTGGGGCCGGCGCAGCACAGCCAGCTCCATTGTTGGCTCTTCACTGAGCGCTTTTGCCCTCCTGCCCTTGGCACCGAGTGGTGGAGGGGGAGGCTGGCGGAGGCCCCCCGGTGAGCGGGGAGCGCGGGAGATCCCACGGGGGGAGTTCGAACTGAGCCTGACCAACCTCAGCAGCAGCCACGGTGAGGGAAGCTGCGGGACGAGGAGGCACAAGCTGGTTCTCAGGCGGCAGAGCACCAGCTGCTTGCCTGATGCCAGGCGTCCCCTTTTCCCTGAGCCGCCTCGGTCCCCAGCTGTCAGCAGGTGCCTGAACTCCAGCATCTTGGTAAAGGCATCTTCTAGCTACTCCAAATCTCTGGATCTGGGAGGACCTCCCCCCTCAACCCCTCCTCCCATCACTAGGACGGATTCCCAGAGCTCCCAGTCTGAGCCTTCCAGCAGCAATAAGGGCTACAGCCACCTGGAGGAGGCAGGCACCTCCTTGGAGTCAGTTGCCAACACCCCAGCCACTAAAATCCAGGACTGTGAGGAGGAGGAACCGGTCGAGAAGACGGACCCCCTCAAGGCTACCAGCAGAGAACAAACAGGGGAGCAATCCCAGCAAACTCAAAGACAGTACACAAATAAAGAGAAACTCTTTATGATTTCTAGGTCGCATGCTGCATTAGGGCTGGAGGATGGGGAACTGGAGAGTACTGGCATCTAA